From a region of the Caldalkalibacillus thermarum genome:
- a CDS encoding cytochrome c oxidase subunit 2A, with product MARPDLETGKKQIPIQRKTETDTSLKGTLLSVFGLGLFIVISWLSVFALYLSRS from the coding sequence ATGGCACGCCCTGACTTGGAAACCGGAAAAAAGCAGATACCCATCCAGCGGAAAACGGAAACAGATACATCCCTGAAAGGAACATTGCTCTCTGTATTTGGCCTGGGGTTGTTTATTGTGATCAGCTGGTTGTCTGTCTTTGCCCTGTACCTGTCACGTTCATAA
- the sigK gene encoding RNA polymerase sporulation sigma factor SigK, with translation MAGIFSTIALLVKELMVFVSYVKNNAFPQPLSEKEEEEYLKRMQKGDQEARNLLIEHNLRLVAHIVKKFENTGEDTEDLISIGTIGLIKGVESYSPDKGTKLATYAARCIENEILMHLRSLKKTRKDVSLHDPIGKDKEGNEITLIDVLKADTEDVLEEVQLQMEKDKIYQYIHVLDEREKEVIIGRFGLDMEEEKTQRELAKELGISRSYVSRIEKRALMKLLHEFYKTKKNAQQKRG, from the coding sequence TTGGCGGGAATTTTCTCAACCATCGCCTTACTGGTTAAGGAATTGATGGTTTTTGTTTCTTATGTGAAAAATAATGCCTTTCCTCAACCGTTAAGCGAGAAGGAAGAAGAGGAATATTTAAAGCGTATGCAAAAGGGAGACCAGGAAGCCCGCAATTTGTTAATTGAACACAATTTGAGATTAGTCGCTCATATTGTCAAAAAATTTGAAAATACGGGGGAGGATACAGAAGATTTGATATCCATAGGCACCATTGGTTTAATTAAAGGCGTTGAAAGTTATTCTCCCGATAAAGGAACCAAGCTGGCCACCTATGCTGCCCGATGTATTGAAAACGAAATATTGATGCATTTAAGATCTTTAAAGAAAACGAGGAAAGATGTGTCACTTCATGACCCTATAGGTAAAGACAAGGAAGGAAATGAGATCACCCTGATTGATGTTCTAAAGGCCGATACTGAGGATGTCCTAGAAGAAGTGCAGTTACAAATGGAAAAAGATAAAATTTATCAGTATATTCACGTATTAGATGAAAGGGAAAAAGAAGTGATTATTGGCCGCTTCGGCTTGGATATGGAGGAGGAAAAGACGCAGCGTGAACTGGCCAAGGAACTGGGCATTTCCCGCTCCTATGTGTCCAGAATTGAAAAGCGTGCTTTGATGAAATTGTTGCATGAGTTTTACAAGACGAAAAAAAATGCGCAACAAAAGAGGGGTTAG
- a CDS encoding cytochrome c oxidase subunit II, whose protein sequence is MHLHRYEKYWLYFGIGTLIVFLSVLGVGAFAMGQHPPSHDAVVDPLQVSETPPFDEPGLVQIDDHTYVANLVAMTFGYRPNTIEIPVGSTVIFEVTSEDVVHSFTIPGTNVNMMVTPGHVNQATHTFTEPGSYLVICNEYCGAGHHYMQMTIEVVEQ, encoded by the coding sequence ATGCATCTTCACCGCTATGAAAAATATTGGCTCTATTTTGGAATTGGCACGCTCATTGTTTTTTTATCTGTTTTAGGTGTGGGCGCTTTTGCCATGGGGCAGCACCCGCCCAGCCACGACGCGGTTGTTGACCCGCTCCAAGTGAGCGAAACACCCCCATTTGATGAACCTGGACTTGTTCAAATCGATGATCATACTTACGTGGCCAATCTCGTGGCGATGACCTTTGGCTACCGTCCCAACACCATTGAAATTCCTGTCGGCTCCACTGTGATCTTTGAAGTCACGAGTGAAGATGTGGTTCACAGCTTTACCATTCCAGGTACCAATGTCAACATGATGGTCACGCCCGGCCATGTTAACCAGGCAACACACACATTTACCGAACCTGGTTCTTATCTGGTCATCTGCAACGAATACTGCGGTGCAGGTCACCACTATATGCAAATGACAATCGAGGTGGTTGAACAATGA
- a CDS encoding b(o/a)3-type cytochrome-c oxidase subunit 1, producing the protein MTVKVKAGTEVHPKDAKLSMAYIYVAFAAFLTGAVAGVVQGLQRAGLIDLPAGISYYQVLTAHGVLLALVFTTYFIFAFLNAGMSKTLGAFPEKYRQAGWIGFYVLTLGTLLTAIMILLNEGTVLYTFYAPLQAHPLFYLGLTLFVVGTWIAGGALLAHYFNWKRENKGQLTPLFGFMTVATILLWYIATIGVAVTVLLQLLPWSLGISERINVLLSRTLFWYFGHPLVYFWLMPAYMAWYVVIPKIIGGKLFSDALARLAFVLFLLLSIPVGFHHQLMEPGISPFWKYIQTVLTFAVVVPSLLTAFTIFATFELAGRAKGANGLFGWWKKLPWKDVRFFTPFIAMVMFIPAGAGGIINASHQMNAVVHNTLWVVGHFHLTVGTTVLLTFFGISYWLIPVLTGRRLTPAINRLGIIQSVLWVVGMFFMSGAMHVLGLLGAPRRTAFTTYQDHPTALAWLEGVFSSQVTMSIGGVILFIAALLMIYNVINLCFLAPKEHTEFPIGEVAEDASQTPPLLENWKLWVALAVALILFAYTIPLMDMIQNAPPGSPPFRPW; encoded by the coding sequence ATGACAGTCAAAGTGAAAGCGGGTACAGAAGTACATCCCAAAGATGCCAAACTAAGCATGGCTTATATCTATGTTGCCTTTGCAGCTTTTTTGACCGGTGCTGTAGCTGGTGTCGTCCAAGGTTTGCAACGGGCGGGCTTAATCGATTTGCCAGCAGGCATCAGTTATTATCAAGTCTTGACCGCTCACGGTGTATTGCTGGCTCTTGTATTTACAACCTACTTTATATTTGCCTTCCTCAATGCGGGCATGAGCAAAACACTGGGCGCTTTTCCAGAGAAGTACCGGCAGGCAGGCTGGATAGGTTTTTATGTTTTAACTCTGGGTACGCTCTTGACAGCCATCATGATCTTGCTTAATGAAGGTACAGTCTTATATACATTCTATGCTCCTTTGCAAGCCCATCCCCTGTTTTATCTGGGATTGACCCTGTTTGTGGTCGGAACATGGATAGCCGGCGGGGCTTTATTGGCCCATTACTTTAACTGGAAACGGGAAAATAAGGGGCAATTGACGCCTCTGTTCGGCTTCATGACCGTGGCCACCATCTTATTGTGGTATATTGCTACCATTGGTGTAGCCGTTACCGTATTACTGCAGCTGCTTCCTTGGTCTTTGGGGATCTCCGAGCGGATTAATGTCTTGCTAAGCCGCACCCTGTTCTGGTATTTTGGACATCCACTGGTCTATTTCTGGCTGATGCCTGCTTATATGGCCTGGTATGTGGTGATTCCCAAAATTATCGGTGGAAAACTGTTTAGTGATGCACTGGCCCGTCTGGCCTTCGTCTTATTCTTGTTGTTGTCTATTCCCGTCGGTTTCCACCATCAGTTGATGGAACCCGGGATTTCACCGTTCTGGAAGTATATTCAGACGGTATTGACCTTTGCCGTCGTCGTCCCTTCTTTGTTAACCGCCTTTACCATCTTTGCCACTTTTGAATTGGCCGGCCGGGCCAAAGGGGCGAACGGATTGTTTGGCTGGTGGAAAAAGCTGCCCTGGAAGGATGTGCGTTTCTTTACTCCTTTCATTGCGATGGTGATGTTTATTCCCGCAGGCGCCGGAGGCATTATTAACGCCAGTCACCAGATGAATGCGGTGGTGCATAATACCCTCTGGGTCGTGGGACACTTTCACCTCACCGTTGGCACCACCGTATTGCTGACCTTCTTTGGCATCTCTTATTGGCTGATTCCTGTCTTAACAGGCCGCCGGCTGACCCCTGCCATCAACCGACTGGGTATCATCCAATCTGTCTTATGGGTGGTGGGCATGTTCTTCATGTCAGGTGCCATGCATGTCTTAGGACTGCTCGGGGCACCGCGCCGTACCGCCTTTACCACCTACCAAGATCATCCTACAGCACTGGCTTGGCTGGAAGGCGTGTTCTCCAGTCAGGTGACCATGTCCATCGGCGGCGTGATTCTGTTTATAGCTGCTTTACTCATGATTTATAATGTGATTAATCTATGCTTTTTGGCCCCGAAAGAACACACAGAGTTTCCGATTGGGGAAGTGGCAGAAGATGCCAGTCAAACACCTCCCCTGCTGGAAAATTGGAAACTCTGGGTGGCACTCGCTGTTGCCTTAATCCTGTTTGCGTATACGATTCCGTTAATGGATATGATTCAAAACGCACCTCCTGGCTCGCCACCGTTCAGACCGTGGTAA
- a CDS encoding peptidoglycan D,D-transpeptidase FtsI family protein gives METVRFRRKIWMLLLFTGCLGALFFRLAYVQLIGTESFSQHKINLIKQAVGQRQQQLVLHSGRGEITDRTGKVLTGETVYVVVLFPLSQKITGLDNQLKTLATLLQVPVEELRAELNDLREPKVYKKNGQTMYITEQQAETINQLNIPGILGLPYELRYPPDQRTASHLLGYLGENTELIRKEFADELAQGRLTETSKVGISGLERTFQPFLAGIGPTTLAYYVDGRGFPLQGLGIKYIAQDNPFYPLVVETTIDSGLQHHVEQVLDNRGIQQGTVVILDTETSEILAMASRPHVVRHDPGHPSWQNKALKRYTPGSVFKIAVAAAALEEGLTTLESRYECNGMLKGTPFHCWKKEGHGSLTFAQAFYQSCNIVFGQLAVELGADTLERYARKMGLLDFNGWHADAVYHLSPFQQLDREEQGQVFAPDRPEHEKNDDRYLLRTGIGQLDVQLTPLAVANMIATITRGGMKYQAKAVNRITYQTGGAFYHFDEQPMNGPSISPYTAYQLQRLLAGVVREGTAQLLNDKPWQAAGKTGTAQLNSNAVENATPLNHHWFTGYYPVQNPRYAIAVLALNQPENTPNLALSVFADVVDWLDKQNK, from the coding sequence ATGGAAACGGTTCGTTTCAGAAGAAAGATTTGGATGTTGCTCTTGTTTACAGGCTGTCTGGGTGCCCTTTTTTTCAGACTGGCTTATGTTCAGCTGATTGGCACTGAAAGCTTCTCCCAGCACAAGATCAATTTAATTAAGCAGGCGGTAGGTCAAAGGCAGCAGCAGTTGGTGCTGCACAGTGGACGGGGGGAAATAACAGACAGAACAGGGAAGGTATTGACCGGTGAAACGGTGTATGTTGTTGTCTTGTTTCCGTTGTCCCAAAAAATCACTGGACTGGACAATCAACTAAAAACCTTGGCCACTTTGTTGCAGGTGCCAGTTGAGGAATTGAGAGCTGAGCTTAACGATTTGCGCGAACCCAAAGTATACAAGAAAAACGGGCAAACAATGTATATTACCGAACAACAAGCGGAAACCATCAATCAGCTGAATATCCCGGGGATTTTGGGCTTGCCTTATGAACTTCGCTATCCTCCTGACCAGCGGACTGCCAGCCATTTGCTGGGCTATTTGGGGGAGAATACAGAATTGATCCGCAAGGAGTTTGCTGACGAGTTAGCACAGGGAAGGTTAACTGAAACGAGCAAAGTGGGCATTAGCGGATTAGAGCGGACCTTTCAGCCTTTCTTGGCAGGCATTGGTCCAACCACATTGGCCTATTATGTAGATGGTCGGGGATTTCCTCTGCAAGGTCTGGGCATTAAATATATTGCTCAGGATAATCCGTTCTATCCCTTGGTGGTCGAAACGACAATAGATTCCGGTTTGCAGCACCACGTTGAACAGGTGTTGGATAACAGGGGGATACAGCAGGGGACGGTGGTCATTTTGGATACCGAGACAAGTGAAATATTAGCCATGGCCAGCAGGCCTCATGTGGTGCGTCATGATCCCGGACATCCTTCCTGGCAAAATAAAGCCCTGAAGCGTTATACCCCAGGCTCTGTCTTTAAAATCGCCGTTGCAGCCGCAGCATTAGAAGAGGGGTTAACCACCCTTGAGTCCCGTTACGAGTGTAACGGCATGTTGAAAGGCACGCCGTTTCACTGCTGGAAAAAAGAAGGGCACGGCTCCCTGACCTTTGCCCAAGCGTTTTATCAGTCTTGCAACATTGTGTTTGGCCAATTGGCGGTTGAACTGGGGGCAGACACCTTGGAGAGATACGCCCGCAAAATGGGCTTGTTAGACTTTAACGGCTGGCATGCGGATGCTGTGTATCATTTGTCTCCTTTTCAACAGCTGGACCGGGAAGAACAAGGGCAGGTGTTTGCCCCGGATCGTCCAGAACACGAAAAAAATGATGACCGTTATTTGTTAAGAACGGGTATTGGACAATTGGATGTTCAGCTGACACCCCTGGCTGTGGCCAATATGATCGCCACCATTACCAGAGGTGGAATGAAGTACCAGGCAAAAGCAGTAAACAGAATAACATATCAAACAGGTGGGGCATTTTATCACTTTGATGAACAGCCCATGAATGGTCCTTCTATTTCTCCCTATACGGCTTACCAATTGCAAAGGTTACTCGCCGGGGTTGTAAGAGAAGGAACAGCGCAGCTGTTAAACGACAAACCGTGGCAAGCAGCAGGAAAAACGGGGACGGCACAATTGAACTCCAACGCTGTGGAAAACGCTACTCCTCTGAATCATCACTGGTTTACCGGTTACTATCCTGTGCAGAACCCCCGCTATGCTATTGCCGTACTGGCTTTAAACCAGCCGGAGAACACACCCAATTTGGCTCTCAGCGTTTTTGCCGATGTTGTGGATTGGCTGGACAAGCAGAATAAATAA
- a CDS encoding phosphosulfolactate synthase: MSDSKLNLPPRTTKPRAKGLTILIDNGVPAGYFSDLISTYAQFIDFVKFGWGTSIVSGCLEEKIDCLRNHQVQFFFGGTLFEKFLLQGKLKDYFDFCRKHGCQYIEISNGTVKLSNKDKASIIADFANEFSVFSEVGYKDSGKSLELHPAQWVEYILEDLEAGAFMVITEARESGTSGICKQNGELRNELIEALLRAGIDVNRLIFEAPNKWLQSYFIKRFGTNVNLANIPFGDVVALETLRLGLRSDTLYVFEASASGEGK; this comes from the coding sequence GTGAGTGATTCCAAGTTAAACCTGCCCCCCAGGACAACCAAGCCCAGAGCAAAAGGTTTGACAATTTTAATTGATAACGGAGTGCCCGCCGGTTACTTTTCTGATCTCATATCCACTTATGCTCAATTTATTGATTTTGTAAAATTTGGTTGGGGCACCTCTATTGTCTCCGGCTGTCTGGAAGAAAAGATTGACTGTTTGCGCAATCATCAGGTGCAATTCTTTTTTGGAGGCACATTATTTGAAAAGTTCCTTCTGCAGGGAAAACTTAAAGATTATTTTGATTTCTGCCGTAAACATGGATGCCAGTATATTGAAATATCCAATGGCACAGTGAAACTGAGCAACAAAGACAAAGCAAGCATAATTGCCGATTTTGCCAATGAATTCAGTGTTTTCAGCGAGGTCGGCTATAAAGACAGTGGAAAATCCCTCGAGCTTCATCCTGCCCAGTGGGTGGAGTATATTCTTGAGGATCTGGAAGCGGGAGCGTTCATGGTTATCACAGAAGCGAGGGAAAGCGGGACAAGTGGGATATGCAAACAAAACGGGGAGTTAAGGAATGAACTAATTGAAGCATTGCTTAGGGCAGGCATCGATGTGAACCGGCTCATCTTTGAAGCGCCAAACAAGTGGCTGCAATCCTACTTTATTAAAAGGTTTGGAACAAACGTCAATTTGGCCAACATCCCCTTTGGAGACGTGGTTGCCTTGGAAACCTTAAGATTAGGGCTAAGATCTGATACGTTGTATGTATTTGAAGCATCTGCCTCGGGGGAAGGAAAATGA